The genomic stretch CCGCGCCGAAAAAGTCGCCGCCCTCAAGGCCGCCATCGCCAGCGGCACCTACTCCTCCAACGCCCGCGAAATCGCCGCCCGGCTCCTCGCCGACGGCATCGCCGGTGACCTCCCGTGAACGCAGCCGAACTCGGGCGCATCCTCGACCTCCTCGCCGAAGAGGAGCGCCTGCTCGGTACACTCGTTACGCTCGCCCTCGAAGAGCAGCGCGCGCTCATCGCCTCCGACTACCCCCGCATCGAAGTCGTCAGCCAGCGCATGCTCGAGACGGTGCACGCGATCGAAGCCCGCGAAGCCGAGCGTGTGAATCTCGTCAGAGCCATCGCGCCGGGGTGCGAAACCCTCGATGACCTCGCCGCCCTTGCCGACAACCTTGGTGTGACCGGCTTCGGCGAAACCCGCGACCGCCTCCTCGAGCGCGCCCGCGAACTCCGCGAGGCCCAGGAAGCCAACGCCCGCCTCGTGCTCGCCGCACTCCGCCTCCGCGACCGCTGGGCCGCCATCCTCGCCGGCCACCTCTCGCCAACCTACGGGCCAGCCGGCCAAACCACCCTCCAGGAAGGGAGCGGCTTCGTCTCGCGAAGCGCCTAGAGGTACGCCCATGGCCCTCTCCATCGGCCTCGATACCGCCGTCAAAGCCCTCCGCGCACATCAGCTCGCCGTCGACGTCGCCGCCCACAACATCGCCAACGCCCAGACCCCCGGCTTCTCCCGCCAGCGCGTCCTCCTCCGCCCCATCGGCCTCGAAGGCTCCGCCTGGTCCGCCCGCGATAGCCTCCTCGGCAAGCCCGGCTTCGGCGTCGACGCCCGCGACGTCCACCGCATCCGCGACGCCTTCATGGATTACCAGGCCCGCCAGGCCCTCTCCTCCCGCGGCCAGCACTCCGCCTTCGCAACACCCCTGCGCAACGCCGAATCCGTCTTCAACGACCCCTCCGACGACGGCATCTCCGCCCTCCTCGCCCGCTTCTGGGCCGCCTGGCACGACGTCGTCAACGAACCCGAATCCTCCGCCGCACGCACCGCCCTCGTCCACGCCGCCCAGACCTTCACCCTCCGCGTCCAGGCCGCCCACAACGAACTCGACCTCCAGCGCCGCAACCTCAATCAGCAGGTCGCCGCCGTCGCCGATGAAATCAACGCCTACGCCCGCGAAATCGCCGCCCTCAACCTCCAGATCAAACAGGTCGAACTCAACGGCGACCGCGCCAACGACCTCCGCGACCGCCGCGACCTCCTCCTCGATAAGCTCTCTGAACTCGCGAGCGTCCAGTACGCCGAATCCCAAACCGGCGAGGTCTCCATCTACCTCGGCTCCCACGAACTCGTCTTCGGGGCAACCGCCCGCACTATCGTCGCCGGCCCCGACCCCGGCGACCCGACCATGACGAAGCTCACCTGGCAGAACGACGGTTTCGACGTCGTCGCCAGCGGCGGCAAACTGAAGGGCATCCTCGACGCGCGCGACCAGGCCCTCCCCGACCTCCAGCGCAAGCTCGACGCCTTCGCCGTCGGCCTCATCAACGGCGTCAACACCCTCCACCGCCAGGGCTACGGCCTCGACAACTCCACCGGCCTCGACTTCCTCCAGGGCACCGGCGCCTCAGACATCCGACTCAACCCGGTGCTCGCCGCCAACCCCCACCGCATCGCCACCGCCGCCGCCCCGAACTCCCCCGGCGATGCCGCCATCGCCCTCCAGATCGCCAGCCTCGAACTCCGCCCGAACATGGTCGCCGGCGCCCCCGCTACCCACCTCGTCACCGGCGAAACCCTCAGCCCCGGCGTCACCCTCGTCGGCCTCCAGGTCGCCCAGGGCCTCCAGCCCGGCACCTACACCATCGTCGAAAACCCGC from Tepidiforma thermophila encodes the following:
- a CDS encoding flagellar protein FlgN, which produces MNAAELGRILDLLAEEERLLGTLVTLALEEQRALIASDYPRIEVVSQRMLETVHAIEAREAERVNLVRAIAPGCETLDDLAALADNLGVTGFGETRDRLLERARELREAQEANARLVLAALRLRDRWAAILAGHLSPTYGPAGQTTLQEGSGFVSRSA
- the flgK gene encoding flagellar hook-associated protein FlgK, with product MALSIGLDTAVKALRAHQLAVDVAAHNIANAQTPGFSRQRVLLRPIGLEGSAWSARDSLLGKPGFGVDARDVHRIRDAFMDYQARQALSSRGQHSAFATPLRNAESVFNDPSDDGISALLARFWAAWHDVVNEPESSAARTALVHAAQTFTLRVQAAHNELDLQRRNLNQQVAAVADEINAYAREIAALNLQIKQVELNGDRANDLRDRRDLLLDKLSELASVQYAESQTGEVSIYLGSHELVFGATARTIVAGPDPGDPTMTKLTWQNDGFDVVASGGKLKGILDARDQALPDLQRKLDAFAVGLINGVNTLHRQGYGLDNSTGLDFLQGTGASDIRLNPVLAANPHRIATAAAPNSPGDAAIALQIASLELRPNMVAGAPATHLVTGETLSPGVTLVGLQVAQGLQPGTYTIVENPPASGILELHYDGNPIGTYNSDDISAPGGTIQFTNGSNVVATLYVAVTGTYTDAQQVADLTAAGNSAIRVEVAPGDFYGNLVAVLGADVNRALGMEQSAGLLVDHLDAMRQAAHGVNIDEEVTNLQAAQHAYNAAARVITVIDDMLDTLINRTGVTR